TTCGGCCTGCCTGAACAGGCCAAGACCGATGAAGCACGCATCATGGTCGTGAACGTGCGCGGCAAGACGATCGGCTTGATTGTCGATGCCGTCAGCGAAGTCCTGCGAATTCTGGCCGAGCAGATTGCGCCTCCGCCGCCAACGATTGCCGGACTCGGTCGCGACTACTTGACGGGACTCGTCAAGCTCGAGAAGCGACTCCTCATCCTGTTGGATGTGGACAAACTGCTCGATGAAGCAGCGCTCGCTGCCGCGTAAGCGACTGACACCGATCTTTCCATTGCTCACGATCCGCAGGCTGCGGAGACGCAAGCACCCGCTCGTACAGACTCAA
Above is a window of Anatilimnocola aggregata DNA encoding:
- a CDS encoding chemotaxis protein CheW, translating into MSTLATEATAPTAVVTPVVGSSTQSQTTSSQLVSFRLADEEYGIEITKVQEIILLGEVTRIPQSPVFIKGLINLRSTVIPIVDLRLRFGLPEQAKTDEARIMVVNVRGKTIGLIVDAVSEVLRILAEQIAPPPPTIAGLGRDYLTGLVKLEKRLLILLDVDKLLDEAALAAA